In Armatimonadota bacterium, the following proteins share a genomic window:
- a CDS encoding proline--tRNA ligase, which yields MAKDLGVTPRDENYAEWYNDLVKKADLADNSVVRGCMVIKPHGYAIWELMRDALDGMFKETGHVNAYFPLLIPKSFLSKEAEHVDGFAKECAVVTHHRLMNDPNGKGVVVDPDAKLEEELIIRPTSETIIWHSYKNWIQSYRDLPLLINQWANVMRWELRPRLFLRTAEFLWQEGHTAHATYEEAEQEAATMLGVYKRFCEEWMCVPVVDGVKSDGEKFAGADHTYTIEAMTQDLRAIQAGTSHHLGQNFAKAFDVTFQSQEGKQEYVYATSWGVSTRMVGTMIMAHSDDNGLVCPPRLAPIQVVIVPIGRGDDRQAVLQASDKIAAELKSNTWMGQPIRVKIDDREKESPGFKFNHWEMRGVCLRIELGPRDLAENKVLLASRLGGDKQEVALEDVTRQVTAQLDAFQSELYGRALQLRERNTKRVDTWEEFQAAFPQEGGGGFIVAHWDGTQETEDAINAATKATIRCIPLVPLDPADAEPGQCVYSGKPSMQRVIFARAY from the coding sequence ATGGCCAAGGATTTGGGAGTTACCCCCCGCGACGAGAATTATGCCGAATGGTACAACGACCTCGTCAAAAAAGCCGACCTCGCCGACAACAGCGTCGTCCGGGGATGCATGGTCATCAAGCCCCATGGTTACGCCATTTGGGAGCTCATGCGGGATGCCTTGGATGGCATGTTTAAAGAAACGGGCCATGTCAACGCCTATTTCCCCCTCCTGATCCCTAAATCGTTCCTGAGCAAGGAGGCCGAGCACGTGGACGGGTTTGCCAAAGAGTGCGCCGTCGTCACCCACCACCGGCTGATGAACGACCCCAACGGCAAAGGGGTCGTGGTCGACCCCGATGCCAAGCTCGAAGAAGAACTCATCATCCGACCGACAAGCGAGACCATCATCTGGCACAGCTACAAAAACTGGATCCAGAGCTACCGCGACCTGCCATTGCTGATCAACCAATGGGCCAATGTCATGCGGTGGGAACTCCGCCCGCGCCTGTTCCTCCGGACCGCCGAGTTCTTGTGGCAAGAAGGCCACACCGCCCACGCCACCTACGAAGAAGCCGAACAAGAAGCCGCCACCATGCTCGGTGTCTACAAAAGGTTTTGCGAGGAATGGATGTGCGTGCCGGTTGTTGACGGCGTGAAATCAGACGGCGAGAAATTCGCCGGGGCCGACCACACCTACACCATTGAGGCGATGACCCAAGACCTCAGAGCCATCCAAGCCGGCACCAGCCACCACCTGGGCCAGAATTTTGCCAAGGCGTTCGATGTCACGTTCCAATCGCAAGAAGGGAAACAAGAGTACGTCTATGCCACAAGTTGGGGGGTCAGCACGCGGATGGTCGGGACCATGATCATGGCCCACAGCGACGACAACGGACTGGTCTGCCCACCCCGCCTCGCCCCCATCCAAGTCGTGATCGTGCCGATCGGCCGGGGTGATGACCGCCAAGCCGTGCTCCAAGCCAGCGACAAGATTGCGGCCGAACTTAAATCCAACACCTGGATGGGCCAGCCGATCCGGGTCAAGATCGACGATCGGGAAAAAGAGTCTCCCGGGTTCAAGTTCAACCACTGGGAGATGCGCGGCGTTTGCCTCCGTATTGAACTTGGGCCCCGCGACCTTGCCGAAAACAAAGTCCTGCTCGCCAGCCGGCTGGGCGGCGACAAGCAAGAAGTCGCCCTGGAGGATGTAACCCGCCAAGTCACGGCTCAGCTGGACGCCTTCCAATCAGAGCTCTATGGCCGCGCCTTGCAACTCCGTGAACGCAACACGAAGCGCGTGGATACGTGGGAGGAGTTCCAAGCCGCATTCCCGCAAGAAGGCGGGGGAGGATTCATCGTTGCCCACTGGGACGGCACCCAAGAAACCGA
- a CDS encoding copper amine oxidase — protein MRFMPAALVLQTGLALAGVASGSADGFSIYADRYPTDREAAANFTGAKLEPRYGCYAGAFIDLDDTIRDTYTDQTGKVRRIPDLFERLTGKPHATYFYYMGYGRPLAGDWIQKLGGEGKIVHIALEPNGGLDLVKDDAYLASLAKGLASTGTPVFIRFASEMNGRWVKYNGNPKLYREKFQLVARKMHELAPNVAMVWCPYATPTDNIATYYPGDAAVDWVGVNIYSVTYYDQKMGQPGYHDHPVEKLDYIYDRYAKAKPIMVGEFGATHFSAVENSPTVAFAVRAIKGMYESLPRRYPRVKCINYFNTNNLDLEHRKNNNYAVTQNREVLDLYRRLVGQDYFLSEAADQSGYLAHSMVAIPVSGDKAPPLYPKSPMRVVNGQVLTGTVRLSGWVEDGTGKAKMHFIVDGKKLYIASVKDDWGFDLDTTKLTNGTHKLELRAEISGKLIGQASVDVAVRNP, from the coding sequence ATGCGCTTCATGCCCGCCGCCTTGGTTTTGCAGACCGGCCTCGCTTTGGCGGGCGTGGCCTCCGGCAGTGCGGATGGATTTTCGATCTATGCGGATCGGTACCCAACCGATCGGGAAGCGGCCGCAAACTTCACGGGCGCAAAATTGGAACCCCGTTATGGGTGCTATGCCGGCGCCTTCATCGACCTCGATGACACCATCCGCGACACGTATACAGACCAAACGGGCAAGGTTCGCCGGATCCCCGATTTGTTTGAACGGCTCACCGGAAAACCCCATGCCACCTACTTCTATTACATGGGGTACGGGCGGCCATTGGCCGGCGACTGGATTCAAAAGCTGGGCGGAGAAGGCAAAATCGTCCACATTGCGCTGGAACCCAACGGCGGCCTGGATCTGGTCAAAGACGATGCTTACCTGGCCTCTTTGGCCAAGGGTCTCGCCAGCACGGGAACCCCAGTCTTCATCCGGTTCGCCAGCGAGATGAACGGCCGGTGGGTCAAATACAACGGCAACCCAAAACTTTATCGGGAAAAGTTCCAGCTGGTTGCCAGAAAAATGCACGAATTGGCACCAAATGTCGCCATGGTCTGGTGCCCCTACGCCACCCCGACCGACAACATCGCTACGTACTATCCCGGAGATGCGGCCGTCGATTGGGTTGGGGTGAACATTTACAGCGTCACCTATTACGACCAAAAAATGGGGCAACCGGGCTACCACGACCACCCAGTGGAGAAGCTGGATTACATTTATGACCGCTATGCCAAGGCAAAGCCGATTATGGTCGGCGAATTTGGGGCCACCCACTTCAGCGCCGTTGAAAACTCCCCGACCGTCGCCTTTGCCGTCCGCGCCATCAAAGGGATGTATGAATCTCTGCCACGCCGCTACCCCAGAGTCAAGTGTATCAATTACTTCAACACCAACAACCTGGATCTGGAGCACCGAAAGAACAACAATTACGCCGTCACGCAGAACCGCGAAGTGCTTGACCTCTACCGCCGGTTGGTTGGCCAGGATTACTTTCTATCCGAAGCCGCCGACCAATCCGGCTACCTTGCCCACTCGATGGTCGCCATCCCCGTGAGCGGAGACAAGGCCCCGCCCCTCTATCCCAAATCCCCGATGCGGGTCGTCAATGGCCAAGTGCTCACCGGAACCGTCCGGCTGAGCGGATGGGTGGAAGACGGTACCGGAAAGGCCAAAATGCACTTCATTGTCGATGGGAAGAAGTTGTATATCGCCTCTGTCAAAGATGATTGGGGGTTTGACCTGGACACCACGAAACTCACCAACGGCACCCACAAACTGGAGCTCAGGGCCGAAATCTCTGGGAAGCTGATCGGCCAGGCATCGGTCGACGTCGCCGTCCGCAATCCTTGA
- a CDS encoding phytoene/squalene synthase family protein, with product MSAVVQTSFATPADHAECRRLHRKHGTTYFFATQRFPEPLRRHTHAVYGFVRVPDEWVDNPGGTSQDEQLALLADWRRQLRQGTEGIRPDHPVMRAFVDTVNSTTVSPCEAAVFISAMETDVRKSTYGDYAELQTYMRGSAAAVGVMMLQLMVPNHSGSQYQAAKTLGEAMQLTNFLRDIDEDWRDRQRIYMPLDELAAFNVDPAQIARREFDRNFKAFMEFQTDRAKTLYRLSDQGIATLPAEGQKPVLLARILYSKILDKLAEQGLNPFAGRARTTKWEKIGIALRVAADPAAFLSP from the coding sequence ATGAGTGCCGTTGTCCAAACCTCGTTTGCAACACCGGCAGACCATGCGGAATGCCGACGTCTCCACCGCAAACACGGCACCACTTACTTTTTCGCCACTCAACGGTTCCCAGAACCCTTGCGGCGGCACACCCACGCCGTCTATGGATTCGTCCGGGTTCCGGATGAATGGGTCGACAACCCCGGTGGCACCAGCCAAGATGAGCAGCTGGCACTCCTGGCCGACTGGAGAAGGCAGCTCCGACAAGGCACTGAAGGTATCCGGCCAGACCACCCTGTCATGCGTGCTTTTGTGGACACGGTCAACTCCACAACCGTCAGCCCTTGCGAGGCGGCCGTCTTCATTTCCGCTATGGAGACCGATGTCCGCAAGAGCACATACGGGGATTACGCCGAACTCCAAACCTATATGCGCGGATCTGCCGCCGCCGTTGGGGTGATGATGCTCCAACTCATGGTGCCCAACCATTCCGGGAGCCAATACCAGGCCGCCAAAACTCTTGGCGAGGCCATGCAACTCACCAACTTCTTGCGGGACATCGATGAAGATTGGCGCGACCGGCAGCGGATTTACATGCCTCTCGACGAGCTCGCCGCCTTCAACGTCGACCCCGCACAAATCGCCCGGCGCGAGTTCGACCGTAATTTTAAGGCATTCATGGAGTTCCAAACCGACCGGGCCAAAACCCTCTACCGGTTATCCGACCAAGGAATCGCAACATTGCCGGCCGAAGGGCAAAAGCCCGTACTCCTGGCCCGAATCCTTTACTCCAAGATTCTTGACAAGTTAGCGGAACAAGGGCTCAACCCCTTTGCCGGCAGAGCCCGGACGACCAAGTGGGAAAAGATCGGCATTGCCTTGCGCGTTGCCGCCGATCCGGCGGCATTCCTCTCGCCATAA
- a CDS encoding 1-acyl-sn-glycerol-3-phosphate acyltransferase, which yields MVRRAVRQRFRHVLWIPPRQPLAAPCIFVANHNGWHDGYLMYHLVKALGLPSLDWIEEFGAFPAFAAIGGLPFPNDDASARAKTIRSTIRLMNSQQASLVLFAEGRLHSGPGILPLGKSLATVAKHVPQAAVVPVAIRYRMGIHERPEAFVMVGVPVQSEGDPRDPTREALCATLSELDRHIARQDVSGNGEGFQVLADGTKDVNERWDVRRAPGGSQWRK from the coding sequence ATGGTCAGACGGGCGGTCCGGCAGAGGTTCCGGCATGTGTTGTGGATCCCGCCCCGGCAACCCTTGGCGGCCCCCTGCATCTTTGTCGCCAACCACAACGGATGGCACGACGGCTACCTGATGTACCATTTGGTCAAAGCACTCGGATTGCCCAGTCTCGACTGGATTGAGGAGTTCGGCGCGTTCCCCGCTTTCGCTGCCATCGGCGGATTGCCCTTCCCAAACGACGATGCGTCGGCCCGTGCCAAGACGATTCGTTCAACCATCCGGTTGATGAACTCCCAGCAGGCGAGCCTCGTCCTGTTCGCAGAAGGCCGGTTGCACTCGGGCCCTGGCATTTTGCCCTTGGGCAAATCCCTGGCAACGGTTGCCAAGCATGTGCCCCAGGCGGCCGTCGTCCCCGTGGCGATCCGGTATCGGATGGGGATCCATGAAAGGCCAGAAGCATTCGTGATGGTCGGGGTTCCGGTCCAGTCCGAAGGCGACCCGCGGGATCCGACCCGCGAAGCCCTGTGCGCCACTTTGTCCGAACTCGACCGCCACATCGCCAGGCAGGACGTGTCGGGAAACGGTGAAGGCTTCCAGGTCTTGGCAGACGGCACCAAAGACGTCAACGAACGGTGGGATGTGCGGCGGGCTCCCGGGGGGTCTCAATGGCGCAAATGA
- the crtI gene encoding phytoene desaturase, with amino-acid sequence MGKRVAVIGAGLGGLATAARLAYRGHHVTVFEQTDQVGGRNRREQVGDCRFDGGPTLLMMLDPFRKLYADLGERLEDHLELTLCDPSYRVFFRNAPPFDGTPNVARMVAQIESQMNRQDAEKYPGFLGELAELYRAAIPNFVRNNYRSPFDVIHPAQVARVLRHGMLGNLAKRVEQTFQDPRLHQLFTFQSMYLGLSPYDAPAVYGSLTYMEYGEGIWYPRGGLPMVSESVARLAQQAGAEIRLRTPVASIESDGLTLDNGERFLADIVVSNADLPTTQKKLEKAAAPKPLRNSCSAFCLYIDYAGALPELLHHNVVFGADYRGNFESLFTRLELPDDPAFYCSVSCKTDPQCAPEGSSNLFILIPAPNLDHDWSDDDAETLKQKAFARLAEISSFDPGLVRQVKERTPRDWHSELALDQGAAFGISHDLFQSAFFRPRNRSRSQKNLYYVGASTAPGNGLPMVLISAELLEQRLVLDGQIAPGVEPNPAMGATP; translated from the coding sequence TTGGGTAAGAGGGTAGCGGTCATCGGGGCCGGGCTCGGTGGGCTGGCAACTGCCGCAAGGTTGGCTTACAGAGGCCACCATGTCACGGTTTTTGAACAAACCGACCAAGTCGGGGGGCGGAACCGGAGGGAGCAAGTCGGGGACTGCCGGTTTGACGGCGGGCCGACCTTGTTGATGATGCTCGACCCGTTCCGGAAACTCTACGCCGACCTCGGCGAGAGACTGGAAGACCACCTGGAACTCACGCTCTGCGACCCGAGCTACCGGGTGTTCTTTCGCAACGCACCCCCATTTGACGGCACTCCCAACGTTGCCCGGATGGTCGCCCAAATCGAGTCGCAGATGAACCGGCAGGACGCCGAAAAATACCCAGGTTTCCTGGGCGAGCTCGCCGAACTCTACCGGGCTGCCATCCCAAACTTCGTCCGCAACAACTACCGTTCCCCTTTCGATGTCATCCACCCGGCTCAGGTGGCCAGGGTCCTGAGGCATGGGATGCTGGGCAACCTGGCAAAACGCGTGGAGCAGACGTTCCAAGACCCAAGGCTCCACCAACTCTTCACCTTCCAATCGATGTACCTCGGGCTCTCCCCATACGATGCCCCCGCGGTTTATGGATCGCTGACCTACATGGAGTACGGCGAGGGCATTTGGTATCCCCGGGGAGGGTTGCCAATGGTTTCCGAATCCGTGGCGCGGCTTGCCCAACAGGCGGGGGCAGAAATCCGGCTGCGGACACCGGTTGCCTCCATAGAATCCGATGGGCTAACCCTGGACAACGGCGAGCGGTTCCTGGCCGATATCGTTGTTTCAAACGCCGATCTGCCCACAACCCAGAAGAAATTAGAGAAAGCCGCGGCCCCCAAACCGCTAAGGAACTCCTGTTCGGCCTTTTGCCTCTATATCGATTATGCCGGGGCACTCCCCGAGCTGCTTCACCACAACGTCGTCTTCGGCGCCGATTACCGCGGGAATTTCGAATCGCTTTTCACCCGGCTCGAGCTTCCGGATGACCCGGCGTTCTATTGCTCGGTCAGTTGTAAAACGGACCCCCAATGCGCACCGGAGGGGAGCTCTAACCTGTTTATCTTGATCCCAGCTCCGAACCTCGACCATGATTGGTCGGACGATGATGCCGAGACATTGAAGCAAAAGGCATTTGCACGCCTTGCCGAGATCTCATCGTTCGACCCTGGCCTTGTGCGCCAAGTCAAAGAACGCACCCCGCGGGACTGGCATTCTGAGCTCGCCCTTGACCAAGGCGCCGCGTTTGGCATTAGCCACGACCTGTTCCAAAGCGCATTTTTCCGCCCGCGCAACCGGAGCCGTTCTCAAAAGAACCTCTACTATGTCGGCGCGTCAACCGCACCGGGAAACGGGTTGCCCATGGTGTTGATTTCAGCGGAATTGCTGGAACAACGCTTGGTGCTCGACGGGCAAATCGCGCCTGGAGTGGAGCCCAATCCAGCCATGGGGGCCACACCATGA
- a CDS encoding carotenoid biosynthesis protein has product MRLSTDQKVYLVLVASASAGTFATFVTGIQPGIIAPVLSALIILVGNFAVFRAAASAIGKVHAVQGLGAVLTVGILSELLGLYTGFPFGTYRYNEAWAPVLPMPGNHFFPLMLPLAWTMVVGAASLSASRAAEPFSRRAWLISVLSVALLATAVDFAMEPVMVDALGYWTWRGPTHGFSAPWQNAVGWFFVSAIGCLPLTARLAGAKNKIESGAGTLVLAGHLVVMSAVAATHTHVGNSRMTLVGVAVLSYLWISQAMKGLLQRKKSEVPVG; this is encoded by the coding sequence ATGCGGTTATCAACGGATCAAAAGGTCTATCTCGTGCTCGTGGCGTCGGCTTCTGCCGGTACCTTCGCCACGTTTGTGACGGGGATCCAACCGGGGATCATCGCCCCGGTTTTGAGCGCCTTGATCATCCTAGTCGGGAATTTTGCGGTGTTCCGGGCCGCAGCCTCCGCGATCGGAAAAGTCCACGCTGTCCAAGGTCTCGGGGCGGTCCTCACCGTCGGGATTCTTTCGGAACTTCTGGGTCTCTATACTGGTTTTCCCTTTGGAACTTACCGTTATAATGAAGCTTGGGCCCCCGTCCTCCCAATGCCCGGCAACCACTTTTTCCCGCTGATGCTCCCCCTGGCTTGGACGATGGTGGTTGGTGCGGCCAGCCTTTCCGCCAGCCGAGCCGCCGAACCGTTCAGCCGCCGTGCCTGGTTGATTTCGGTTTTGTCCGTTGCATTATTGGCGACAGCGGTCGATTTTGCCATGGAGCCCGTCATGGTCGATGCGCTCGGATACTGGACATGGCGGGGGCCAACCCACGGGTTTTCTGCCCCTTGGCAAAATGCCGTCGGTTGGTTTTTCGTGTCGGCAATCGGCTGCCTGCCGCTAACGGCCCGGCTCGCCGGCGCGAAGAATAAAATCGAATCTGGTGCCGGCACGCTGGTTTTGGCCGGGCACCTTGTTGTCATGTCTGCTGTTGCCGCTACCCACACCCATGTTGGGAACTCTCGAATGACTCTCGTCGGGGTTGCCGTCCTTTCATACCTTTGGATCAGCCAGGCCATGAAGGGCCTCTTGCAACGGAAAAAGTCGGAGGTTCCGGTTGGGTAA
- a CDS encoding glycosyltransferase encodes MEWAVWVLTAVWFLIAFISLLNFFLIPRAKPRGEKFGTVLIPARDEVDNLKALLPQLVQECELVVVYDDGSTDGTGEVARELGATVVRGHTDLPPGWTGKNHACWQLAKVAAEISPSSWWLFLDADTRVEPGFGGALLDLAQKFGKQCPVVTAFPKMLSGKFPEPAYLVWVPWILLGTIPFGLIQSSGLGHARFTNGQFVLWDPARYFEINPHETCKGEVLEDIQIGRLLARLGVPVATVDASAVLSVRMYRDIGEAWKGMLKNSFWVTGRVWGALALGVLLWGLAAVVFLNPFAAIFGLVSFAATLRATRLPWWCLPLFPVSVASAGITQWASVFAVRKGVAWKGRRYGLR; translated from the coding sequence ATGGAATGGGCGGTATGGGTTCTGACGGCAGTCTGGTTCCTAATCGCATTCATTTCACTATTGAATTTCTTTTTGATCCCTCGGGCAAAGCCGCGCGGTGAAAAGTTCGGCACTGTGCTGATCCCGGCGCGAGACGAGGTCGATAACCTCAAGGCCCTGCTCCCCCAGTTGGTACAGGAGTGCGAATTGGTCGTCGTCTATGACGACGGCTCCACGGATGGGACAGGAGAGGTTGCCCGGGAACTCGGGGCCACGGTGGTGAGGGGGCACACCGATCTGCCTCCGGGGTGGACGGGAAAGAACCATGCTTGCTGGCAATTGGCCAAAGTGGCGGCCGAAATCAGCCCAAGCAGCTGGTGGCTTTTCTTGGATGCGGACACACGGGTGGAGCCGGGATTTGGCGGGGCCTTGCTAGACCTGGCGCAAAAGTTCGGGAAACAATGTCCCGTCGTCACTGCATTCCCCAAGATGCTGTCCGGGAAGTTCCCGGAACCGGCCTACCTGGTTTGGGTCCCATGGATCCTTTTGGGGACGATCCCTTTTGGGCTTATCCAGTCCAGTGGCTTGGGCCATGCGCGGTTCACAAACGGGCAATTTGTCCTTTGGGATCCGGCGCGTTACTTTGAAATCAACCCGCACGAAACCTGCAAGGGGGAAGTTTTGGAAGATATCCAGATTGGCCGGTTGCTTGCCCGGTTGGGAGTCCCGGTGGCCACGGTAGACGCCTCGGCTGTGCTCAGCGTCCGCATGTACCGGGATATCGGCGAAGCCTGGAAGGGGATGTTGAAAAACTCGTTTTGGGTGACGGGCCGAGTTTGGGGGGCATTGGCATTGGGGGTGTTGTTATGGGGCTTGGCCGCCGTGGTGTTCCTGAACCCGTTCGCCGCGATTTTCGGGCTGGTTTCTTTTGCCGCGACACTGCGAGCCACCCGTTTGCCATGGTGGTGCCTGCCCCTGTTCCCGGTGAGCGTGGCGTCCGCTGGAATCACGCAGTGGGCATCAGTTTTTGCCGTGCGAAAGGGTGTGGCCTGGAAGGGCCGTCGATACGGCTTGCGCTAA
- a CDS encoding FAD-dependent oxidoreductase: MKIAVVGAGVMGLNAALTAQERGHETNVFEQFEPMHTQGSSHGRSRIIRLDYPDPFYLKIMLEGYPLWKSLNQRLGVQVFHECGIFTFGDPDHPDLQTLEQGLIEQNIHYDKTGPGQSHFPALHLDEEEIAIHNPVAGWVDADLFRTYARTCILDHGGAWNSIKIERPESLVGSFDSVIVTAGSWAKKMFNLPLTVTAQTFAYLQVPNPKHHTKVWIETGEHGIYGFPPESIDRPLIKFGVHSSGDEVDPDDPARPVSEEKLWLLRDFAQRRFAIPNPELTGPQACLYSRTSTEDFLWGQIGGNLFWASPCSGHGFKFGPWMGERLVDFAEGKLLPQDFPRFCLP; this comes from the coding sequence GTGAAAATCGCGGTGGTCGGGGCAGGGGTGATGGGCTTGAACGCTGCTTTGACCGCCCAGGAGCGCGGGCACGAAACCAACGTCTTTGAGCAGTTCGAGCCGATGCACACCCAGGGGTCTTCACACGGGCGGTCGCGCATCATCCGGCTTGATTACCCCGACCCGTTCTATCTCAAAATCATGCTCGAGGGATATCCGCTCTGGAAATCGCTGAACCAAAGGCTCGGTGTCCAGGTCTTCCACGAGTGCGGGATCTTTACGTTTGGCGACCCTGACCACCCCGACCTCCAAACCCTGGAACAGGGTCTGATCGAACAAAACATCCACTACGACAAAACCGGGCCCGGGCAAAGCCACTTCCCGGCTCTGCACCTGGATGAGGAGGAAATTGCCATCCACAACCCCGTTGCTGGCTGGGTTGATGCCGATTTGTTTAGAACTTATGCCCGAACTTGTATTTTAGATCATGGCGGCGCATGGAACTCAATCAAGATCGAACGCCCCGAATCCCTTGTCGGATCATTCGATTCCGTCATTGTCACGGCCGGGAGTTGGGCCAAGAAAATGTTTAACCTCCCGCTGACCGTCACCGCCCAAACGTTCGCCTATCTGCAAGTGCCGAACCCAAAGCACCACACTAAGGTTTGGATAGAAACCGGGGAGCACGGGATCTACGGGTTCCCTCCCGAAAGCATTGACCGGCCACTGATCAAGTTCGGGGTTCATTCATCCGGCGACGAAGTCGATCCGGACGACCCGGCCCGGCCAGTCTCGGAAGAAAAGTTGTGGCTTCTGCGGGATTTCGCCCAGCGCCGCTTCGCCATCCCAAATCCGGAGCTCACCGGACCGCAAGCCTGCCTCTATTCGCGGACTTCCACCGAAGATTTCTTGTGGGGACAAATCGGTGGCAACCTGTTCTGGGCGTCCCCCTGCTCCGGCCACGGGTTCAAATTCGGGCCATGGATGGGCGAGCGGCTCGTTGATTTCGCCGAGGGCAAGCTCTTGCCGCAGGATTTCCCGCGTTTTTGCCTCCCTTAG
- the lepB gene encoding signal peptidase I, with amino-acid sequence MDLLVGQLLAQSQPGGMVVIVDKIARTPISQIIIFAVALTVIRLGLFKYLKDTPIHLRTGIYPTLRTINDLSDALIYAAVVVFMLVRPFGIQTFYIPSPSMVDTLRTNDFIVANKFIYRVSNPKFGDIIVFKPPVYARTKDQPDADFIKRCLGTPGDLIEMKDWQLYRNGKPVEEPYKTISNPAVGNELPLPKDEWQPYIDEQEDFKLVDSDVYKTTDPTTPGNPTGVIPVVFEGDIWAPRGGSRFPITWVDDPRQIKDLPAVRIPKDYYLMIGDNRNGSNDGRYWGLIHRSAIVGRAEFTWLPLARAKRLDNPFH; translated from the coding sequence ATGGATTTGCTGGTCGGTCAATTGTTGGCACAAAGCCAACCGGGCGGGATGGTCGTCATTGTCGACAAGATCGCCCGGACCCCGATCAGCCAAATCATCATTTTCGCGGTGGCGCTTACGGTCATCCGGCTGGGGCTCTTCAAATACCTCAAAGATACGCCGATCCACTTGCGAACCGGGATCTACCCCACGCTGCGCACAATCAACGACCTTTCCGATGCGCTGATCTATGCCGCCGTCGTGGTGTTCATGTTGGTCAGGCCATTCGGCATCCAGACCTTCTATATCCCATCGCCATCGATGGTGGACACGTTGCGGACCAACGACTTCATCGTCGCCAACAAGTTCATCTACCGAGTCAGCAACCCCAAATTCGGCGACATCATCGTCTTTAAGCCACCGGTTTACGCGCGCACCAAAGACCAGCCCGATGCCGACTTCATCAAACGGTGTCTGGGGACGCCGGGAGACCTCATTGAAATGAAGGATTGGCAGCTCTACCGCAACGGAAAGCCGGTGGAAGAGCCTTACAAAACAATCAGCAATCCTGCGGTCGGCAACGAACTCCCGCTGCCCAAAGACGAATGGCAGCCCTACATCGACGAACAAGAAGACTTCAAGCTCGTCGATTCAGACGTTTACAAAACAACCGACCCGACAACCCCCGGCAACCCGACCGGAGTGATCCCCGTCGTCTTCGAAGGCGATATCTGGGCGCCGCGGGGCGGGTCGCGCTTCCCCATCACTTGGGTGGACGACCCCAGGCAGATCAAAGACCTCCCCGCCGTCCGCATCCCCAAGGACTACTATTTGATGATCGGCGACAACCGGAACGGATCCAACGATGGTCGCTATTGGGGGCTCATCCACCGTTCGGCGATCGTCGGACGGGCGGAATTCACTTGGTTGCCGCTCGCCCGGGCCAAGCGCCTGGACAACCCGTTCCACTAG
- the rplS gene encoding 50S ribosomal protein L19: MSKQAILESVAAPHIKGELPVIKPGDTVRAHVKVREGGKERIQVFEGLVIAMKNGGIARNVTIRKISNGVGVERTLPLHSPNVEKFEVLRHGKVRRAKLYYIRGKVGKAARIAEKR, translated from the coding sequence ATGTCCAAACAGGCCATCCTGGAAAGCGTCGCCGCCCCCCACATCAAGGGCGAACTGCCCGTCATCAAACCCGGCGACACCGTCCGCGCCCATGTCAAAGTCCGTGAAGGCGGCAAAGAGCGCATCCAGGTCTTTGAAGGGCTCGTCATCGCCATGAAGAACGGCGGCATCGCCCGCAACGTCACCATCCGCAAAATCAGCAACGGGGTCGGGGTCGAACGGACCCTGCCGCTGCACAGCCCCAACGTGGAGAAATTCGAAGTGCTGCGCCACGGAAAAGTTCGCCGCGCCAAACTCTATTACATCCGGGGCAAAGTCGGGAAGGCAGCCCGCATCGCCGAAAAACGGTAG